One stretch of Malus domestica chromosome 14, GDT2T_hap1 DNA includes these proteins:
- the LOC103454288 gene encoding transcription factor bHLH48-like, with amino-acid sequence MDPTGATVPESTLPGPELESLQFREEIHQLMTVPPENASSFTALLELPPTQAMELLHLSPEPDCAPPLAGVSADPQHTPYVQQPPFNSSLIFPTNSALTERTAKFSIFAGNGSPDISSVPSNSGAELEKVKTEPAETDSNPNSSQLTLDGTRNNQRNSAKRKEREKKVKAPTKKCKTEIKEDAEKMPYVHVRARRGQATDSHSLAERARREKINARMKLLQELVPGCNKISGKALVLDEIINHVQSLQHQVEFLSMRLAAVNPGIDFNLDSILAAESGPLMESNFASMVTPLMWPEVSINAHRQPYQQQWHFDALQQPGWGREEENHTFITPEPPLISCDSSANSENLQTSHLKKEM; translated from the exons ATGGACCCAACCGGAGCAACCGTACCCGAATCCACTTTACCGGGACCCGAGCTCGAGTCCCTCCAATTCCGGGAAGAAATTCACCAACTCATGACCGTGCCGCCCGAGAACGCCAGCTCCTTCACCGCGCTTCTAGAACTTCCGCCGACCCAAGCCATGGAGCTCCTCCACCTCTCGCCGGAACCCGACTGTGCTCCGCCGCTGGCCGGCGTCTCCGCCGACCCCCAACACACGCCCTACGTCCAGCAGCCCCCTTTCAATTCCAGCCTAATTTTCCCTACCAATTCCGCTCTAACCGAACGCACCGCCAAGTTCTCGATCTTCGCCGGCAATGGCTCGCCGGACATTAGCTCCGTGCCGTCGAACTCCGGAGCCGAATTGGAGAAGGTGAAGACCGAGCCGGCCGAGACCGATTCGAACCCTAACTCGTCGCAGCTGACGCTCGACGGGACCAGGAACAACCAGAGGAACTCGGCGAAGAGAAAGGAGCGAGAGAAGAAG GTCAAGGCCCCGACGAAGAAGTGCAAGACCGAAATCAAAGAGGACGCCGAGAAGATGCCGTACGTTCATGTCCGAGCTCGTCGCGGTCAAGCCACGGACAGCCATAGCTTAGCAGAGCGA GCTAGGAGAGAGAAGATTAATGCGAGGATGAAGTTGCTGCAGGAGCTGGTCCCAGGATGCAATAAG ATTTCAGGAAAAGCATTGGTTCTAGACGAAATCATCAATCATGTGCAGTCCCTACAACATCAAGTTGAG TTCTTATCAATGAGACTTGCAGCAGTCAACCCAGGAATTGATTTCAACCTTGATAGTATATTGGCTGCTGAA AGTGGACCTCTGATGGAAAGTAACTTCGCCAGTATGGTTACACCTCTGATGTGGCCGGAAGTCTCAATCAACGCGCACAGACAACCGTATCAACAGCAATGGCACTTTGACGCGCTTCAGCAGCCAGGTTGGGGGCGGGAAGAAGAAAATCATACTTTCATTACCCCAGAACCCCCCCTCATCAGTTGCGACTCTTCAGCAAACTCAG AAAATCTGCAGACAAGTCACTTGAAGAAGGAAATGTGA
- the LOC139191407 gene encoding uncharacterized protein, with translation MYCPQNQQRPQQPVMPTSAPTQQNFNSGSYGQGGRGGAYHYQGDAAPYAPGQYHYSQDPYFQSGYSQDQGGYNSYPSMPASGSQWYQGGQPQQSGVAASSAGSFRPPAQAGQGRTHQGRGNQSGRGRGGRQPAQGRVNHISLQDAQNHPDLIMGSS, from the exons ATGTATTGTCCCcagaatcagcagaggccccaGCAGCCTGTTATGCCAACATCAGCACCGACTCAACAGAACTTTAATTCAGGCAGTTATGGCCAGGgtggtcgtggtggtgcttatcactatcagggtgatgctgCTCCTTATGCTCCGGGACAGTATCACTATTCCCAGGATCCTTATTTTCAGAGTGGATATTCTCAGGATCAGGGAGGTTATAATTCATATCCGTCTATGCCAGCTAGcggatctcagtggtatcagGGGGGTCAGCCCCAACAGAGCGGAGTTGCTGCTAGTAGTGCAGGGTCGTTTAGGCCGCCTGCCCAGGCAGGTCAAGGACGTACTCATCAGGGACGAGGTAACCAGAGTGGCAGAGGTCGTGGAGGACGACAGCCAGCTCAGGGACGTGTTAACCACATATcgctgcaagatgctcagaaccatccagacttgattatgg gttctagttga
- the LOC103454290 gene encoding putative pentatricopeptide repeat-containing protein At3g13770, mitochondrial isoform X2 — translation MVKQFARQLSLSSFPPIPQNLKSLCSNGQLREALLEMAAIGLEMKFDGYYTLLNECINRRAFREGQRVHAHMIKTCYLPPMHLRTRLIVFYNNCDRLGDARRVLDEMPERNVVSWTAMVSAYSKRGYASEALNLFLQMFRSGTEPNEFTFATLLTSCTGASGLDLGRQIHSLIIRRNFESHIFVGSSLLDMYAKAGRIYEARGVFDCLPERDVVSCTAIISGYAQLGLDEEALELFRQLQREGMISNYVTYASVLTALSGLAALDLGRQVHNHVLRRELPSYVVLLNSLIDMYSKCGNLSYSRRIFDSMPERTVISWNAMLVGYSKHGMGKEVVKLFKLMKEESKARPDSVTFLAVLSGCSHGGMEDRGLEYFYEMEKGENGIEPELEHYGCVVDLLGRAGRVEEAFEFIKKMHFEPTAAIWGSLLGACRVHSNIDIGEFVGFRLLQIEPENAGNYVILSNLYASAGRWEDVRTVRELMLEKAVIKEPGRSWIELDQILHTFHASDRSHPRREEVSAKVKELSIKLKEAGYVPDLGCVLYDVDEEQKEKILLGHSEKLALAFGLIATAEGVPVRVIKNLRICVDCHNFAKLVSEIYRREVSLRDKNRFHHIVGGICSCGDYW, via the exons ATGGTCAAACAATTTGCCCGCCAACTCTCCCTTTCGTCCTTCCCTCCAATTCCGCAGAATTTAAAATCTCTATGCTCCAACGGTCAACTGAGAGAAGCTCTGTTGGAAATGGCCGCTATAGGCCTTGAAATGAAGTTCGACGGCTACTATACGCTCCTAAACGAGTGCATAAACCGAAGGGCTTTTAGAGAAGGCCAAAGAGTCCATGCCCACATGATCAAAACCTGTTATCTACCGCCTATGCACCTCCGAACTCGGTTGATTGTCTTCTACAACAACTGTGATCGTTTGGGTGATGCACGCCGTGTGCTCGACGAAATGCCTGAAAGAAATGTTGTGTCTTGGACTGCCATGGTTTCGGCTTATTCTAAGAGGGGGTATGCTTCCGAAGCCTTGAATCTTTTTCTGCAGATGTTTAGATCAG GTACGGAGCCTAATGAGTTCACATTTGCGACACTACTTACTTCATGTACTGGCGCTTCAGGATTGGACTTAGGAAGGCAAATTCACTCTCTGATAATCAGAAGAAATTTTGAGTCACACATATTTGTCGGGAGCTCACTTCTTGACATGTATGCCAAAGCTGGTAGAATCTATGAAGCAAGAGGAGTTTTCGACTGCTTGCCAGAAAGGGATGTTGTTTCTTGCACTGCCATAATCTCTGGCTATGCCCAGCTGGGTCTTGATGAGGAGGCTTTGGAGCTATTCCGCCAGTTGCAGAGAGAAGGAATGATTTCGAACTACGTCACTTATGCGAGTGTGTTAACCGCATTATCAGGGCTTGCTGCATTGGACCTTGGCAGGCAAGTTCACAACCACGTCCTTCGTCGGGAACTGCCCTCATATGTGGTTCTTCTGAACTCGTTGATTGATATGTACTCTAAATGTGGAAACCTGAGTTACTCAAGAAGGATCTTTGATAGCATGCCAGAGAGAACCGTCATCTCATGGAATGCTATGCTTGTAGGGTATAGTAAACACGGAATGGGAAAAGAGGTGGTTAAGCTTTtcaaattaatgaaagaagaaaGTAAAGCCAGACCAGACAGTGTCACCTTTTTGGCGGTTTTATCTGGTTGCAGCCACGGAGGAATGGAGGATAGAGGGTTGGAATATTTTTATGAGATGGAAAAAGGTGAAAATGGAATTGAGCCAGAGCTTGAACACTATGGGTGTGTTGTCGATCTTCTTGGGCGTGCTGGTAGAGTTGAAGAAGCATTTGAGTTTATAAAAAAGATGCATTTTGAACCAACTGCTGCTATATGGGGTTCGCTTTTAGGTGCTTGTAGGGTTCACTCAAATATCGACATTGGTGAATTTGTGGGTTTCCGGCTTTTACAAATTGAGCCTGAAAATGCTGGTAACTATGTCATTCTTTCTAATTTATATGCTTCTGCAGGGAGATGGGAAGATGTAAGAACCGTAAGGGAATTGATGTTAGAGAAGGCTGTGATAAAGGAGCCTGGAAGAAGTTGGATTGAGCTTGACCAAATCCTTCATACGTTTCATGCAAGCGATCGCTCCCATCCAAGAAGGGAAGAGGTGTCTGCAAAGGTGAAAGAATTGTCAATTAAGTTAAAGGAAGCTGGTTATGTTCCTGATTTGGGTTGCGTTTTATATGACGTGGATGAGGAGCAGAAGGAGAAGATACTCCTAGGCCACAGCGAAAAACTAGCTTTGGCTTTCGGGCTGATTGCTACTGCTGAAGGAGTGCCAGTGCGTGTCATAAAAAACCTTCGGATTTGCGTTGATTGCCATAACTTTGCGAAACTTGTCTCGGAGATATATCGAAGAGAAGTGTCGTTGAGAGATAAAAACCGGTTTCATCACATTGTTGGAGGTATCTGTTCTTGCGGAGATTACTGGTGA
- the LOC103454289 gene encoding uncharacterized protein, with translation MLRHRLVQALRTRGGSATGPSRWTSPGHEEQPKGYLFNRTPPPPGQSRKWEDWELPCYVTSFLTIVILGVGLNAKPDLTIETWAHQKALERLEIEQAALSVAGSGESD, from the coding sequence ATGCTCCGCCATCGCCTCGTCCAGGCGCTCCGAACCCGCGGCGGCTCTGCCACCGGTCCGAGCCGGTGGACCAGCCCGGGCCACGAGGAACAACCCAAAGGCTACCTCTTCAATCGGACCCCACCTCCCCCAGGCCAGTCTCGGAAATGGGAGGATTGGGAGCTCCCGTGCTACGTCACCAGCTTCCTCACCATCGTCATCCTCGGCGTCGGCCTCAACGCCAAGCCTGATCTCACCATCGAGACTTGGGCTCACCAGAAAGCCCTCGAACGGCTCGAGATCGAGCAGGCCGCCCTCTCTGTCGCCGGGTCGGGCGAATCTGACTGA
- the LOC103454290 gene encoding putative pentatricopeptide repeat-containing protein At3g13770, mitochondrial isoform X1 encodes MHAVCSTKCLKEMLCLGLPWFRLILRGGTEPNEFTFATLLTSCTGASGLDLGRQIHSLIIRRNFESHIFVGSSLLDMYAKAGRIYEARGVFDCLPERDVVSCTAIISGYAQLGLDEEALELFRQLQREGMISNYVTYASVLTALSGLAALDLGRQVHNHVLRRELPSYVVLLNSLIDMYSKCGNLSYSRRIFDSMPERTVISWNAMLVGYSKHGMGKEVVKLFKLMKEESKARPDSVTFLAVLSGCSHGGMEDRGLEYFYEMEKGENGIEPELEHYGCVVDLLGRAGRVEEAFEFIKKMHFEPTAAIWGSLLGACRVHSNIDIGEFVGFRLLQIEPENAGNYVILSNLYASAGRWEDVRTVRELMLEKAVIKEPGRSWIELDQILHTFHASDRSHPRREEVSAKVKELSIKLKEAGYVPDLGCVLYDVDEEQKEKILLGHSEKLALAFGLIATAEGVPVRVIKNLRICVDCHNFAKLVSEIYRREVSLRDKNRFHHIVGGICSCGDYW; translated from the exons ATGCACGCCGTGTGCTCGACGAAATGCCTGAAAGAAATGTTGTGTCTTGGACTGCCATGGTTTCGGCTTATTCTAAGAGGGG GTACGGAGCCTAATGAGTTCACATTTGCGACACTACTTACTTCATGTACTGGCGCTTCAGGATTGGACTTAGGAAGGCAAATTCACTCTCTGATAATCAGAAGAAATTTTGAGTCACACATATTTGTCGGGAGCTCACTTCTTGACATGTATGCCAAAGCTGGTAGAATCTATGAAGCAAGAGGAGTTTTCGACTGCTTGCCAGAAAGGGATGTTGTTTCTTGCACTGCCATAATCTCTGGCTATGCCCAGCTGGGTCTTGATGAGGAGGCTTTGGAGCTATTCCGCCAGTTGCAGAGAGAAGGAATGATTTCGAACTACGTCACTTATGCGAGTGTGTTAACCGCATTATCAGGGCTTGCTGCATTGGACCTTGGCAGGCAAGTTCACAACCACGTCCTTCGTCGGGAACTGCCCTCATATGTGGTTCTTCTGAACTCGTTGATTGATATGTACTCTAAATGTGGAAACCTGAGTTACTCAAGAAGGATCTTTGATAGCATGCCAGAGAGAACCGTCATCTCATGGAATGCTATGCTTGTAGGGTATAGTAAACACGGAATGGGAAAAGAGGTGGTTAAGCTTTtcaaattaatgaaagaagaaaGTAAAGCCAGACCAGACAGTGTCACCTTTTTGGCGGTTTTATCTGGTTGCAGCCACGGAGGAATGGAGGATAGAGGGTTGGAATATTTTTATGAGATGGAAAAAGGTGAAAATGGAATTGAGCCAGAGCTTGAACACTATGGGTGTGTTGTCGATCTTCTTGGGCGTGCTGGTAGAGTTGAAGAAGCATTTGAGTTTATAAAAAAGATGCATTTTGAACCAACTGCTGCTATATGGGGTTCGCTTTTAGGTGCTTGTAGGGTTCACTCAAATATCGACATTGGTGAATTTGTGGGTTTCCGGCTTTTACAAATTGAGCCTGAAAATGCTGGTAACTATGTCATTCTTTCTAATTTATATGCTTCTGCAGGGAGATGGGAAGATGTAAGAACCGTAAGGGAATTGATGTTAGAGAAGGCTGTGATAAAGGAGCCTGGAAGAAGTTGGATTGAGCTTGACCAAATCCTTCATACGTTTCATGCAAGCGATCGCTCCCATCCAAGAAGGGAAGAGGTGTCTGCAAAGGTGAAAGAATTGTCAATTAAGTTAAAGGAAGCTGGTTATGTTCCTGATTTGGGTTGCGTTTTATATGACGTGGATGAGGAGCAGAAGGAGAAGATACTCCTAGGCCACAGCGAAAAACTAGCTTTGGCTTTCGGGCTGATTGCTACTGCTGAAGGAGTGCCAGTGCGTGTCATAAAAAACCTTCGGATTTGCGTTGATTGCCATAACTTTGCGAAACTTGTCTCGGAGATATATCGAAGAGAAGTGTCGTTGAGAGATAAAAACCGGTTTCATCACATTGTTGGAGGTATCTGTTCTTGCGGAGATTACTGGTGA